Genomic segment of Methanosarcina vacuolata Z-761:
TTCACGTGATCTCTGGGCTTCAATAGAGTATTCTGCAATAATTAAGTTTATAAAAAAAAGGAATCTCAGGTTTGACTATATTCATGCACATTATACCTGGCCTTCAGGGGTAGTTGCTGCAAAATTGAAAAAAGATATCAATGTACCGCTAATAATTACTGAACACACTTCAGAAACTTTTATGAAGGCTATTAGAAACAAAGATTCTCAATTTGTCAAAGCATGGGAAATCAGTGATTCGATTATTCGTGTAAGGCGTGGGGATATAAGTTTATTTCATGATGTTGGAATTTCATTGGATAAAATTCGTAATGTTACAAATGGCTATGATTCCAATAAATTTTATCCCATGGACATGTCAATCTGCCGAACAAAACTTGGGTTGCCGCCTGATACAAAAATAATTTTAAATGTAGCCAACCTATATAGTACAGTAAAAGGGCATGAATATTTAATAACAGCAATGTCTGAAGTTGTGAATCAAAGAAAAAACTCTCTTTGTATTATTATAGGAGAAGGCAAGTTACATGATCATTTGGTAAAACTTGTAGATGAGCTAGGTATGAAAGATTATATAAAACTTGTTGGCAGTAAAAATCACGATGAGATTCCCCAATGGATTAACTCATGTGATCTGTTTGTGTTGCCTAGTTTGAATGAAGGAAATC
This window contains:
- a CDS encoding glycosyltransferase, producing MAYGMDYLRKVQHKDYIFDNVHVYFLNYLNIPLFYFYSRDLWASIEYSAIIKFIKKRNLRFDYIHAHYTWPSGVVAAKLKKDINVPLIITEHTSETFMKAIRNKDSQFVKAWEISDSIIRVRRGDISLFHDVGISLDKIRNVTNGYDSNKFYPMDMSICRTKLGLPPDTKIILNVANLYSTVKGHEYLITAMSEVVNQRKNSLCIIIGEGKLHDHLVKLVDELGMKDYIKLVGSKNHDEIPQWINSCDLFVLPSLNEGNPTVMFECLGCGKPFIGTKVGGVPEIIVTEDYGLLCEPARSKELAENILLGLNHNWDSDLIKEYSSQFSWSSIAENIYKVYSQINSNNNCCH